A stretch of Malus sylvestris chromosome 11, drMalSylv7.2, whole genome shotgun sequence DNA encodes these proteins:
- the LOC126590875 gene encoding E3 ubiquitin-protein ligase RSL1-like, translating into MSVKETCLICFEDISGDRMFSIGTCQHKYCLPCMKHHVEISWQNGIVAQCPHKDCKCEVNIDGCKKFLSPELAAVMIERIKECSIPVTEKVYCPYPRCSALMSKQEVLEHTKTSFVGEGGRKCMKCKHYFCINCKVPWHYDMSCYDCQRSETYSSVEDQLLKSLATKKLWRQCSKCNHMVELDSGCYHITCRCGHQFCYTCGAEWKNKHATCSCPIWDEHFIIRP; encoded by the exons ATGAGTGTGAAGGAAActtgtttaatttgttttgaAGACATTTCTGGTGATCGAATGTTTTCAATTGGTACTTGTCAACACAAATATTGCTTGCCTTGCATGAAACATCACGTCGAAATAAGTTGGCAAAATGGGATCGTGGCACAATGCCCTCATAAAGACTGTAAGTGCGAAGTGAATATCGATGGTTGTAAAAAATTCTTGTCGCCTGAACTAGCTGCTGTTATGATCGAAAGAATCAAGGAGTGTTCTATTCCTGTTACAGAGAAAGTTTACTGCCCATATCCAAGGTGTTCCGCACTAATGTCAAAACAGGAGGTCTTGGAACATACCAAGACTTCGTTTGTTGGTGAGGGAGGCAGGAAGTGCATGAAATGTAAACACTATTTCTGTATCAATTGCAAGGTTCCTTGGCACTATGATATGAGCTGCTACGATTGCCAGAGATCCGAAACATATTCCTCCGTAGAAGACCAATTGTTGAAATCACTTGCAACGAAGAAACTTTGGCGCCAGTGTTCGAAGTGCAATCATATGGTTGAACTTGATAGTGGTTGCTACCACATCACCTGCAG ATGTGGACATCAATTTTGTTATACTTGTGGAGCTGAATGGAAGAACAAGCATGCAACATGTTCCTGCCCGATCTGGGACGAGCATTTTATTATACGGCCGTGA